In the Phaeodactylum tricornutum CCAP 1055/1 chromosome 13, whole genome shotgun sequence genome, CACCTACCGTTCCTTTATGCATTTTGTTGTCGCTTCCCAAACGTTCCAAAGACGAATGAATTCTATCTGGCATGCGTGTGTGGTAAAAAGTTTGGCACGAGTGCGGGTTTAAGTAAAGACAAATCTACGGaagagcaaacaaaaactATGGTGAATTCTCACTATGGTAGGACTaccaagaaagaaggaaaaaCTTTAGCAGtgttcttgttcttgcaGCCAATTTTCCTCAGCGTCAtcattttgttgactgtgaagcgTGTCTCGCATGGCCAACTGTAAGTTAATCACGTGAGCCAAAGACTTGCCGCAAAGCTTGCAAATGTGTATGGACTAGGCGTTTCGAGGAAATAGCAATATTTTCTTGTCAGAGAGTCGAGGACGGATAGCATACAAGCTAGAAGACATCAATTCGGCTTTCTTTCTAGTCTCGTTGTAGACCCGTAAAGAGTTTCTCAAACGTTTCTCCAACATGTTCCGTACCACTCGTAAAATCTGCAGGGGCTGCTTTTTGTTTCAAAATGTTGCTGATTCCGACGGTGGACAAGGGTTTGCCCGTATCGGAATCATAGCATTCAAATGTAGCAAAGCCAGTTAGGCCTGGATAGCGCGTCGCTTCGATACACAACGCAGCTACATCAGCCCTAGCAATCCGTCCGCTTTTTGTGTCGCCCTGATTCAGTTCCAAAGCTGTGACACCTCGTGGTGCATCTTCCGTCAACCCTCCCGGACGAATCACGGTATACACCAAACTAGGCTGGTTTCCGCTCATGGAGTACAATCTACGTACTTCGTCTTCGCCTTTGATCTTTTCTTCCATTATTTTTCCGAAAAGATTCAGAAACTGAAAGACTGGAGAATTTGGCTTGGTCACCGCTCCGGAACTGACAACTACTAAGTGCGGAATCTTTTGCGCGAGACAAGCTCTGGCGACGTTCACCAATCCATCATTGTCCACTTGGGATGGAGTTCCCCCATTCTTACTTGCAGACGCACAAAAGATAACGGCCTGACACCTCTCGATGGCTCTACTGATCGTTGCAGGCTTTGTCACGTCACAGGGTAACAATGCAACCAGCTTTGAGGAGCTGTCGCCATTGTAAGTACCCGACCGCGAGGTTGCTCTGACGGGAATCCCTCGTTCGACACATGCTTGGACACACTGGCTTCCTGTTCGACCATTGGCTCCAATGACGCATATAGGAGAGCTTTCGACTGCAATGGTATTGCCAGCAAAGGCAGCCAAAGATATTGTGCCTGTTGCCTTAGCAACGAATTGACGACGCGAGCCCGCTTTAGAACATGTCTGCAAGACGTAGTCACCGGTTTGATTTATGTGGTCTTCGTTTTCGGTCGAAGCCTGCAATGTCCAGAAGAGTTCATTCGAGGTAGTCTTTCTGCTTCTAGATCTCGTCAGGAGTTGTGGCGAGTGACTGGtcgaagacaaagaaaaggcacTTGCCCGTAAGCATTGTACTGCAAAGAACACTAGAAGGATAGCGGTACTTGAGCGCTCTGTCTTCATTGAATTCCTGTTGTTTAATCGCGTTATGCAACCTTTTAGAGAGTGTTCTTTGAGACCTTTGCTTTATGCGATACGTCGTTCCGCCCTTCTTGCTCAACAATTGTTGAACATCATTTTGATATCTCTGGTCAGCACCTTCGATTCACTGTCGAAGACCCATTTGTTAGATGGGCGGCTGACGCTGACAGTGCTTTTGGCGGATCGGCGATCAACACCACATCAGATCATGCCCGTCAGTCCTGCGACACGGTAAATTGATTCGTGCAACGATTGGTCGCTTAcagaatttacagttagtgtaAACATAGCTTCCTTTTACATTCGAAGTAAGAATCAAAATACAAAGGGATcccgaaaaagaaagcacCATCTATCGAGTAAGTGGCCGAGTTTTAGAATACCATTGTCGAGCCTCAACACTATCCACAATCAGGCTGTTAACATCTATTGGTAGGTCGAACTCCCGTTAGAAAGGCTCGCTTGCACTGTATAAGTCACATCTTACTGTTAAGTTGAATTACGCTTTGCAAAATAAGACTAGCTGATCGTGTGAACCTAGGTATTGTTAAACAGGCATTGCGTTTGGCTTGGATTGGAAGTGACAACCCCCACGTCGGCAACAGATCTCATCGCCGTCGAAAAGTGCGCATACCAAGCCAAATATCTGAAATAAGAGTATTGTACATGTCCCTCCTTCATGTAAAATAGCTCAATTAACTTTGCTTCTCCGATCTGGGACAGACTCGAGCCATTGAATAGGATGTCGGTTATAGAATGGCCAGTCCGGGACGCACAGCTGAATTTGTTCGTGAGTATATGTGTGACAAAAGCGAGATCCCGTGAGTTAAAAGATCTTCAGAATATTTGTGTTCTCATCCACAATCGAGAAGAAGACGTACAATAATGGAAATGACGACACCCACAAGCCATGCTTgaaaaacaatcaaaaagtctTGTTGAAAAAAGCCGATGATCCAGCCGACAGCTCCAAAGGCCAGAATAATCCAGTAGAACAAAAGCTCCGCAAGTTGTTGGCCTTCGTAATCCATTATACTACTGTTCTATCCAAAGAACTTAGAACCGAAAGAAGGCAAAGAGAGTAGACACTCCGTAAACCATGAAAGTTTGCTGGAACAATTTTAGGgggctcacagtcaaaagtAGCAAGCACGACAACCGCGACCATCGACGGTTGATGGAGTGACAATGAGTGGGGCGACTGCTTTGGCGGTCTGGACCCATCGTGCTGAAATATTGAGCTCCGCGTGGCGGTATGTCGGCTTGGCCGCTTGTCCGTTGTACTTTGGCGTTTCGACGAAATTCAAAGGCACGTATACTCTCAACCTATTTGAAACAGGTGTCTCTGCTACTTCTCTTCTGTGAGGCAGAACAACGTGAAGCTCACGGTCAGGCGGTCACTTACAGTCAAGCGACGTGTCTCCACTCGGAAGACTCGACACGACCCATACAGAGTTCCAGTAGACGAAAACAAACTGGAAGACCGGAATGCAAAGACGAGCAGCGTTACAGTAATTCTCTCGAAAAAAACTGATTCTTCATCCGCCTTGCCTCCTATTGTGTAGAAAGTATTGCTTTAGTTATCGGCTCAGTTTGCATGAAGCCCCCAAACCTTTCGAATCAAACTGCCGTCGTATCATGTCTTAGCTGTCGTTTGCTATGGTGTATGGGGCTCCTGCTCCTGGCGGTGGAAACCGCTTTTGTCGAAAGCGTCATCGAGAACAACGAAGAAGCGCAAGCTGTTACGTATCACCACTTACGGAGTAGCAGCGTTGGCATGATCGCTTCTCCAGAAAGGTCCTTGATCCCTCGTTTTTTGCAAGTTGACAGTAGCGAATGCACCGAAAGTTGCTGTATTGCAACCTACCCTTGTCCCGTAGAAGAATCCACGAATCCCTTTGCGAGTGTCCCCTTTGTTGTTCAAATTATTATCATTGGTGTGCTTATCTCTCTTTCCGCCCTCTTTTCGGGCTTGACGCTGGGACTTATGAGTCTAGACAAGACGGGCCTCGAGATCGTTATGCACGGTGACGACGTCACTAACGCTCGCTACGCATCCGATATTTTTCCCGTACGAGAAAATGGCAATCTATTGTTGTGTACACTGCTACTAGGAAACGTGGCCGTCAACGCGCTCTTGTCCATTATGATGGGTGACATTGCTGGCGGTCTGATAGGTTTCTTATCCAGTACATTTTTGATCGTCATTTTTGGAGAGATCATCCCACAAGCCGCCTGCAGCCGCTATGCGCTGCTCATTGGTAGCAAAACTGTCCCGCTGGTTCGTGTGATTCTTGTACTCTTCTATCCAATTGCGGCCCCATTGGCTTATATGTTGGACAAGCTTCTGGGGGCCGAATTGGCCACAATCTATTCCAGCGCCGAACTTATGAAATTGCTACAGATTCACGTAGAAAACGAAGCCATGGATCAGGATACCGCAGTTGCCATGAGGGGCGCCCTCAAATACAAGGATACGACCGTCAAAGAAGTCATGACGCCACTCAGCAATACCTTCATGTTGTCGGTTGACGAAAAACTCAGCTTTGAAACCATTGCGAAAATTTTTAAAACAGGATATTCTCGAATTCCAGTCTACGAGATTTCAACGGTATGTTATTTTACTGGACCATGCGAGCTGCCGAAT is a window encoding:
- a CDS encoding predicted protein — its product is MKTERSSTAILLVFFAVQCLRASAFSLSSTSHSPQLLTRSRSRKTTSNELFWTLQASTENEDHINQTGDYVLQTCSKAGSRRQFVAKATGTISLAAFAGNTIAVESSPICVIGANGRTGSQCVQACVERGIPVRATSRSGTYNGDSSSKLVALLPCDVTKPATISRAIERCQAVIFCASASKNGGTPSQVDNDGLVNVARACLAQKIPHLVVVSSGAVTKPNSPVFQFLNLFGKIMEEKIKGEDEVRRLYSMSGNQPSLVYTVIRPGGLTEDAPRGVTALELNQGDTKSGRIARADVAALCIEATRYPGLTGFATFECYDSDTGKPLSTVGISNILKQKAAPADFTSGTEHVGETFEKLFTGLQRD
- the Spc12 gene encoding signal peptidase 12 kDa subunit (signal peptidase complex subunit 1 homolog, probably ER located), encoding MDYEGQQLAELLFYWIILAFGAVGWIIGFFQQDFLIVFQAWLVGVVISIILCVPDWPFYNRHPIQWLESVPDRRSKVN
- a CDS encoding predicted protein, with the translated sequence IIIGVLISLSALFSGLTLGLMSLDKTGLEIVMHGDDVTNARYASDIFPVRENGNLLLCTLLLGNVAVNALLSIMMGDIAGGLIGFLSSTFLIVIFGEIIPQAACSRYALLIGSKTVPLVRVILVLFYPIAAPLAYMLDKLLGAELATIYSSAELMKLLQIHVENEAMDQDTAVAMRGALKYKDTTVKEVMTPLSNTFMLSVDEKLSFETIAKIFKTGYSRIPVYEISTRLSLGFQNNVIGLLFVKDLIFIDPEDETRVADFVQIFGRGVHVVWPDDKLGDVLRELKLGKSHMALVRDVNNNDASVDPFYEIKGIITLEDIVEEILGDEIVDETDAFVDGSHAVKVDR